CGCAACACTGATCCTGTGCCTGCGCGGGTCGGTCTGTCTCTACCAGGGCGAAGAACTGGGTCTGCCCGAAGCCGATGTGGCATTCGAAGACCTGCAAGACCCATACGGCATCGAATTCTGGCCCGAATTCAAGGGACGCGACGGGTGCCGCACACCCATGGTGTGGGAACCATCGAACAGCAATGGGGGCTTCACCGGTGGTGAGCCGTGGTTGCCAGTCAGTCGCGAACACCTGCACAGTTCGGTATCCACGCAAGAAGACGACCCGACCGCGCTGTTGCACCATTATCGCAAGGCGGTCGCCCTGCGTCACACGCACAAGGCACTGTCAAAGGGCGATCACAGCGGCGTCACGGCAACGGGTGACGTTGTGCACTTTACCCGCCATCACGACGACCAGACGATTTTCTGTGCCATCAACCTAAGCGACGAACCGGCCACGCTGGACCTGCCCGATGGGGCGTGGGTCACCATCGGGTCGGAATTGGGCAGCACCGCCCCGAGCCCGGATGGGCATGTCCATCTTGGACCCTGGCAGGTGGCGCTGGCTTTGAAGACATAAACGAGGAAACGGGGGGCGGGTCACCGCCACCCCGAAGGGAGGGACCAACCATGGCCGACTTGAAACTGACAGATGTCGAAAAGACATATGGCGGCACGGTCAACGTGCTCAACAACATCAACCTCGACATCGAAAAGGGCGAACTGATCGTCTTTGTCGGCCCCTCGGGTTGCGGCAAGTCCACGCTGTTGCGCATGATCGCAGGGCTGGAGAAGATCACCGGCGGCACCCTGGAAATCGACGGGACCGTCGTGAACGACGTCCCCCCCGCCCAGCGCGGCATCGCGATGGTGTTCCAATCCTACGCCCTGTATCCGCACATGACCGTGCGGGACAACATGACCTTTGCCCTGAAACTGGCAAAGAAATCCCAGTCCGAAATTGACGAAGCGGTGAACCGCGCCGCCCGCATCCTGCAACTTGAACCCTATCTGGACCGTCTGCCCAAGGCCCTGTCCGGTGGTCAACGCCAGCGGGTTGCCATTGGCCGGTCCATCGTGCGCGATCCCAAGGTATACCTCTTTGACGAACCGCTCTCGAACCTGGACGCCGCCCTGCGCGTTGCGACCCGGATCGAGATTGCGCAGCTCAAGGAATCCATGCCCGACAGCACCATGATCTATGTGACCCACGACCAGGTCGAGGCGATGACCCTGGCCAGCCGTATCGTGGTGCTTGCCAACAAGGGCATCGCGCAGGTGGGCAGCCCCCTTGAGCTTTATGAACGCCCGCAGAACGAATTTGTGGCGCAATTCATCGGATCGCCCTCAATGAACCTGCTGCCCGGCGAAATCGTCGAAACCGGCACGCAGACCAAGGTGAAGATGGGCAACGGGTCCATCATCACATCGGCTGTCCCGACACAGGACGGCGACATGGGGATGCAGGTCAACGTGGGCGTCCGCCCCGAAGACATGATTGCCACCGAAGGTGACGCCGTGTTCGAAGGCAAGGTGGACTTCACCGAAGCGTTGGGCGAGGTTACCATCCTGTACTTCGAAGCACCCGAAGGCGAACAGGCCGTGCTGGCGAAAATGCCCGGCATCCACAAGGATCTGCGCGGCCAATCCGTCAAGGTGACGGCGGAACCGGGCAAGGTGCAACTCTTCGCGAACGGAGAGTCGCTCTACTACCGCTAGGGCTCAGCCCTGCTCGAACATGGCGGCAGAGCGATCGAGCAGAAACTGCCCAATGACCGGCCCCGCGGCAGCACCGATGCCGCGGGCATTTGCGCCGATTTGACCCGCAACAGTTTCCGGGCGGATCAGCCCCCGCATATCCTTTGTCGCAAGCGCCGCGCGCGTCGCGTCGACCAGGCGCGCACGGATCGCGGGCGGCATGGCGCCGTCGATCACCACGGCCTCCACGTCGATGACAGCACAGCTGGCAACGCTCGCGATGGCAAGCGCGTCCGCGGTCTGCGCAATCCACGGCGCAACGTGTTGTTCCAGATGGGACCAATCCTGCGGCTGCTGCCACAACTGGCGCGGATTTTCAGCAGCGTCGATCAGGCGCAATTCCAGCGTGCGGATCGATGCCAGATCAATCAGGTGCCCCGGATTGCCCTGCAAGTCGGGCACCGGCATCGTCCCGAATGCGCCCGCATTTTTCTGATTACCCTCGAATACGGCATGGTCCAGCACCACGCCGCCTCCGACAAAGGCGCCGATGAAAAAGTAGATGTAGTCGCGATATTCCCGCCCGATCCCGAATACATGTTCCGCCCGGCAGGCAGCCGTCGCATCATTGACAAGGCGCACAGGCAAGTCGGTGATGCGGGCCACCTCGGCCACAAAATCGGCATCTTTCCAGGCCTCGAACTCATCGGCGGGCGCATCCAGCAACTCATGCCAGCTCCACAACTCGAACGGCGTGGCGATGCCGACACCGCACAATCGCCCGCGCATCGCGTCATCCATATCCGCGTTCAGCCGGGCAAATCCACCTCGCAGAAAGCTGAACACGTTACCGGGCAACGGATAGTCATAGGTATGGCGCAACTGGTGACGCACCTGCCCCATTGCATCCAGCACCAAAAGATCGGCACTGCGGCGTCCGATCTTGAGGCCCACGGAAAACACGCCATCAGGGTTCAGCAGGAAAGGCACCGATGGCTTGCCCACCTTCCCCTTGACCGGCCGACCCTTCAACAGCAACCCATCCTGTTCCAGCTTGCGCAGGATCACCGACGCCGTTTGCGGCGACAGCCCCGTCCGCCGCGCAAGGTCGCTGCCCGGCAGCCCGCCATTGCGCTGCAAGATCGACAGGATAAGCCGCTCGTTATAGGCCCGCACGCCGGTCTGGTTGATCCCACCAGACAAGGTGCGCACGTGGTCCAGTGTCATCAAGCCATTCCTCCCATTGCGATCTTTGCGCGCGTCAATTAATAAATCAAGTTGAATTATTAATTTGACAGCGCTGCAGAATCACGCTTCCCTTGGGGCAGTTCGGATTGCGGGTCCCGTGGTCCGACAAGTTCTGGGAGGACACCATGAAAAAACTACTACTCGGCACCGCATGTGCCCTGACAACCATGGCTGGCGCCGCATTGGCCGATGGGCATGCTGTTTCGGCCTGCTTGATCACCAAAACGGATACGAACCCCTTCTTCGTGAAGATGCGCGAAGGTGCCACCGCCAAGGCAGAAGAGCTTGGCATCAACCTCAGTTCCTTTGCGGGCAAGGTCGACGGCGACCATGAAACGCAGGTGCAAGCCATCGAAACCTGCATCGCCAACGGCGCCAAGGGCATCCTGCTGACCGCCTCGGACACGGCAAGCATTGTGCCGGTTGTCCAGCAGGCGCGTGACGCGGGTCTTCTGGTCATCGCGCTGGACACGCCGCTCGAACCGATCGACGCAGCCGACATGACATTCGCCACCGACAACTTCCTCGCCGGTGAACTGATCGGCGCATGGGCCGCCGCCACATTGGGTGACGAGGCCGCCAACGCCAAGATCGGCATGCTGGACCTCGCCATCAGCCAACCCACCGTGGGTGTGTTGCGCGACCAGGGCTTCCTGACCGGTTTCGGCATCGACATTGGTGATCCGAACAAGTGGGGCGACGAAACCGATCCCCGCATCGTCGGCAACGACGTGACCGCCGGCAACGAGGAAGGCGGCCGCCGCGCGATGGAAAACCTGCTGGCCAAGGACCCGTCCATCAACGTGGTCTACACCATCAACGAACCTGCCGCTGCCGGAGCCTACGAGGCGCTCAAGGCCATTGGTCGCGAAAACGACGTGCTGATCGTGTCCGTCGATGGCGGTTGCCCCGGCGTCCAGAACGTGGCCGACGGCGTGATCGGCGCCACGTCGCAGCAATACCCGCTGTTGATGGCATCGCTGGGGATCGAGGCGATTGCCGCCTGGGCCGCAGATGGCACCAAACCGGAAGCGACGGATGGCAAAGCGTTCTTTGACACCGGCGTGGCGTTGGTGACGGACCAGCCCGCGGACGGGGTCGAGAGTATCTCGGTTGCCGAAGGCAAGGACCTGTGCTGGGGCTGATCTGCAGACGCAGTTGAGACAAGGAGCGTCCGTGTCGCACGGACCTCCCCTTTTTTCACGGAAACACGTTATACTTGGGGCGGGCATCGCGCCTGCCCCTTTTCCTGGCCCAAGGATGGGACCCCCATGACCCAATCTGACAACTACGAGGCCGCCGTCTCCTCTGCTGACGCCACTGTCGCAGAGTTCGACGACCACCGCCGCGGCATCATCGGACGCATCCAGCATACGCTGCACCAGACCCCATCGCTGGTGCCGCTGATCGTGCTGATCTTCTCCATCGCCCTGTTCGGCATCCTGCTGGGCTCACGCTTTTTCTCGCCCTTCGCCCTGACGCTGATCCTGCAACAGGTGCAGATCGTGGGCGTGCTGGCGGCGGCGCAAACGCTGATCATCCTGACCGCGGGCATCGACCTGAGCGTCGGCGCCATCGCTGTCCTGTGCACCGTGGTGATGGGCAAGGCATCTTTCAGCTACGGCGTACCGCCCGCCGTGTCCGTCGCGATCGGCCTGACGGTCGGCACGGCCCTCGGCGCCATATCGGGCTGGCTGGTCAGCCGCATGAAACTGCCGCCCTTCATCGTCACCCTTGGCATGTGGCAAATCGTGCTGGCCGCGAACTATCTCTACTCTGCAAACGAAACCATCCGGTCCCAGGATATCGAGGCAGAGGCGTCATTCCTCCAGTTCCTCGGCACCAAGATCCAGTTTGGTGGCGCAACCTTCACGCTTGGGGTGCTGGGCATGATCGGGCTTTTTGTGGTGCTGGCCTATGCGCTGCGATCCACCGCCTGGGGCCGGCATGTTTACGCTGTCGGGGATGATCCCGAAGCGGCAGAGCTGTCCGGCGTCAATGTCCACAAGACCTACATGTCCGTCTATATGGCAGCCGGGTTCATCTGCGCATTGGCCGGCTGGGTCATGATCGGGCGCTTCGGCTCCATCTCGCCCTCGGCCACCACGGGCGTCATCGGCAACATCCAATCCATCACCGCCGTGGTGATCGGGGGTATCTCGCTCTTTGGCGGACGCGGCTCGATCGCCGGCGCCCTCTTTGGTGCGCTGATCGTGGGCGTGTTCGAACTGGGCCTGCGGATGGCCGGGGCGGACCCGCAATGGACCTTCATGCTGATCGGTCTGCTCATCATCGCGGCCGTGGCCGTCGACCAATGGATCAGAAAGGTAAGCGCATGACCGAGCCAATTCTCAAAGCCCGCAATCTGGTCAAGCGCTACGGCAAGGTCACAGCGCTCGACCACGCTGACTTCGACCTGATGCCGGGCGAGATTCTTGCCGTCATCGGCGACAACGGCGCGGGCAAATCCTCGATGATCAAGGCCGTATCCGGGGCCGTTGTTCCCGATCAGGGTCAGGTCTGGCTCGAAGGGAAAGAGGTCAAATTCCGCTCTCCGATCGAAGCGCGCGAGGAAGGGATCGAAACAGTCTATCAACAGCTTGCCATGTCCCCGGCGCTGTCCATTGCCGACAACATGTTCATGGGGCGCGAATTGCGCAAACCGGGGATCATGGGCAAGGTTTTCCGGCGGCTCGACAAACCGGCGATGGAAAAATTTGCCCGCGAAAAGCTGAGCGAACTGGGCCTCGCAACGATCCAGAACATCAACCAGGCAGTCGAATCGCTGTCGGGTGGCCAGCGCCAGGGTGTCGCCGTGGCCCGCGCCGCGGCCTTCGGGTCCAAGGTGGTCATCCTGGACGAACCAACCGCCGCACTCGGGGTCAAGGAAAGCCGCAAGGTGCTTGAGTTGATCCAGGACGTGCGGTCGCGCGGCATCCCGATCATCCTGATCAGCCACAACATGCCGCACGTGTTCGAAGTGGCCGATCGCATCCATGTACACCGCCTCGGCAAAAGGCTTTGCGTGATCGATCCCAAGGATCATTCGATGTCTGACGCCGTTGCCTACATGACCGGCGCGGCTGTCCCGGAGATGGCCGCCTGACATGACGCTCGACCAGATCTGTGCGCAGATCCTAGACAAACCGCCGGCACCCTATCGCCGGCTGGTGGCCATCGTCGGCCCACCCGCCAGCGGCAAAAGCACGCTGGCCGCCCGGGTGGCACGGCGGCTCACAGCGCAAGGCGAACCCGCTTCGGTCGTGCCGATGGACGGCTTTCATCTGGATGACCGGCTGTTGCAAGAGGATGGCACGCAGGCCCGCAAGGGCGCACCGCATACGTTCGACGCAGACGGTTTTGTGCGGATGATCGAGGCGCTGCAATCCGAGGCCCCCGTCATCTACCCCGTCTTTGACCGCAGCCGCGAAATTGCGATCGCAGGCGCGGGCCGCGTGCCCGCATCCTGCAAGACCGTCGTCGTCGAAGGAAACTACCTGCTGTTGAACACCCCGCCCTGGACACGGTTGCACGACCTTTGGACTTTCACCATTGCATTGCACCTGCCGATGGACGCACTGATCCAGCGGCTCAGGGATCGCTGGGCCGAGCACGGCAAACCAGATGCGCAAGCATGGATAGACACCAATGACGTGCCGAACATCACTACGGTGCGCACTCAATCGGCCCCGGCCGACGTAGTCTGGACGGAGACACAAACATGATCCTTTGTGCGGGCGAAGCCTTGATCGACATGATCCCGAACGCGGATGGCGCATACGTTCCGCATGTGGGGGGCGCAGTGCTGAACACCGCCGTGGCGTTGGGGCGTCTGGGCGTGGACGTGGGGCTGATCACCGGGCTGTCCTCTGACCCCTTTGGTACCATGATTGCGGATCACATGTCGGCCAGCCATGTCGCGACTGCATATGCCGTGCGCAGCGACCGCAATACGACGCTGGCCTTTGTGCATCTCGATCAGGGCAACGCGACGTACACGTTCTATGACGACGCAACAGCAACGCGCGCTATCCAACCCATTGATATTGCTTCTGTCCCCGCGGGGACAAACGCCATGTTCTTCGGTGGAATATCGTTGTGCAACCCACCCGTGGCCGACAGTTTGCTTGATCTGGCCCTGTCCCAGTCCGCCGACCGGCTGGTGATGGCAGACCCCAATATCCGCCCCGGTTTCGTGTCGGATCACGCGGGCTACCGCGCGCGGTTGACCAAGTTGATTGCACGCGCCGATATCGTGAAATTGTCGGACGATGACATCGCCTGGATGGTCCCCGACGGTGATCTGGCAGCCAAGGCGCGCGCGATCCTCGACTTGGGCTGCAAG
The DNA window shown above is from uncultured Tateyamaria sp. and carries:
- the ugpC gene encoding sn-glycerol-3-phosphate ABC transporter ATP-binding protein UgpC; this translates as MADLKLTDVEKTYGGTVNVLNNINLDIEKGELIVFVGPSGCGKSTLLRMIAGLEKITGGTLEIDGTVVNDVPPAQRGIAMVFQSYALYPHMTVRDNMTFALKLAKKSQSEIDEAVNRAARILQLEPYLDRLPKALSGGQRQRVAIGRSIVRDPKVYLFDEPLSNLDAALRVATRIEIAQLKESMPDSTMIYVTHDQVEAMTLASRIVVLANKGIAQVGSPLELYERPQNEFVAQFIGSPSMNLLPGEIVETGTQTKVKMGNGSIITSAVPTQDGDMGMQVNVGVRPEDMIATEGDAVFEGKVDFTEALGEVTILYFEAPEGEQAVLAKMPGIHKDLRGQSVKVTAEPGKVQLFANGESLYYR
- a CDS encoding ROK family transcriptional regulator is translated as MTLDHVRTLSGGINQTGVRAYNERLILSILQRNGGLPGSDLARRTGLSPQTASVILRKLEQDGLLLKGRPVKGKVGKPSVPFLLNPDGVFSVGLKIGRRSADLLVLDAMGQVRHQLRHTYDYPLPGNVFSFLRGGFARLNADMDDAMRGRLCGVGIATPFELWSWHELLDAPADEFEAWKDADFVAEVARITDLPVRLVNDATAACRAEHVFGIGREYRDYIYFFIGAFVGGGVVLDHAVFEGNQKNAGAFGTMPVPDLQGNPGHLIDLASIRTLELRLIDAAENPRQLWQQPQDWSHLEQHVAPWIAQTADALAIASVASCAVIDVEAVVIDGAMPPAIRARLVDATRAALATKDMRGLIRPETVAGQIGANARGIGAAAGPVIGQFLLDRSAAMFEQG
- a CDS encoding sugar ABC transporter substrate-binding protein, translating into MKKLLLGTACALTTMAGAALADGHAVSACLITKTDTNPFFVKMREGATAKAEELGINLSSFAGKVDGDHETQVQAIETCIANGAKGILLTASDTASIVPVVQQARDAGLLVIALDTPLEPIDAADMTFATDNFLAGELIGAWAAATLGDEAANAKIGMLDLAISQPTVGVLRDQGFLTGFGIDIGDPNKWGDETDPRIVGNDVTAGNEEGGRRAMENLLAKDPSINVVYTINEPAAAGAYEALKAIGRENDVLIVSVDGGCPGVQNVADGVIGATSQQYPLLMASLGIEAIAAWAADGTKPEATDGKAFFDTGVALVTDQPADGVESISVAEGKDLCWG
- a CDS encoding ABC transporter permease, which codes for MTQSDNYEAAVSSADATVAEFDDHRRGIIGRIQHTLHQTPSLVPLIVLIFSIALFGILLGSRFFSPFALTLILQQVQIVGVLAAAQTLIILTAGIDLSVGAIAVLCTVVMGKASFSYGVPPAVSVAIGLTVGTALGAISGWLVSRMKLPPFIVTLGMWQIVLAANYLYSANETIRSQDIEAEASFLQFLGTKIQFGGATFTLGVLGMIGLFVVLAYALRSTAWGRHVYAVGDDPEAAELSGVNVHKTYMSVYMAAGFICALAGWVMIGRFGSISPSATTGVIGNIQSITAVVIGGISLFGGRGSIAGALFGALIVGVFELGLRMAGADPQWTFMLIGLLIIAAVAVDQWIRKVSA
- a CDS encoding ATP-binding cassette domain-containing protein, with the translated sequence MTEPILKARNLVKRYGKVTALDHADFDLMPGEILAVIGDNGAGKSSMIKAVSGAVVPDQGQVWLEGKEVKFRSPIEAREEGIETVYQQLAMSPALSIADNMFMGRELRKPGIMGKVFRRLDKPAMEKFAREKLSELGLATIQNINQAVESLSGGQRQGVAVARAAAFGSKVVILDEPTAALGVKESRKVLELIQDVRSRGIPIILISHNMPHVFEVADRIHVHRLGKRLCVIDPKDHSMSDAVAYMTGAAVPEMAA
- a CDS encoding AAA family ATPase, encoding MTLDQICAQILDKPPAPYRRLVAIVGPPASGKSTLAARVARRLTAQGEPASVVPMDGFHLDDRLLQEDGTQARKGAPHTFDADGFVRMIEALQSEAPVIYPVFDRSREIAIAGAGRVPASCKTVVVEGNYLLLNTPPWTRLHDLWTFTIALHLPMDALIQRLRDRWAEHGKPDAQAWIDTNDVPNITTVRTQSAPADVVWTETQT
- a CDS encoding carbohydrate kinase, producing the protein MILCAGEALIDMIPNADGAYVPHVGGAVLNTAVALGRLGVDVGLITGLSSDPFGTMIADHMSASHVATAYAVRSDRNTTLAFVHLDQGNATYTFYDDATATRAIQPIDIASVPAGTNAMFFGGISLCNPPVADSLLDLALSQSADRLVMADPNIRPGFVSDHAGYRARLTKLIARADIVKLSDDDIAWMVPDGDLAAKARAILDLGCKMLLLTEGGDGATAHLANGAQVRVAAEKAQVVDTVGAGDTFNAGCLAALDRAGALSPAAIQALDKPTITDMLSLAARAAAVTVSRAGANPPWQSELE